A genomic window from Mesorhizobium sp. 131-2-1 includes:
- a CDS encoding bifunctional acetate--CoA ligase family protein/GNAT family N-acetyltransferase, with product MTIRNLEHAFASKSVAVFGASVRDGSVGRVVFDNIVNGGFEGEIWPVNPKYSQVAGRRCFATAAELPGVPDLGVVVTPPETVPGIVRDLGEKGTRAAVVLTAGLTRENGLRQAMLDAARPTLLRIIGPNTVGLMIPPQKLNAGFAHMAARPGNIALLSQSGAIATSLIDWAADNNVGFSQIVSLGDMADVDVGDCLDMLAGDARTRAIVMYLETIPNPRKFMSAARAAARIKPVIAIKPGRHELAAKAAATHTGALSGADRVVEAALRRAGILRVKGLAELFDAAETIARFSPLERARVGIVTNGGGAGVLAVDQLVDGNGELAELSQTTIERLNGVLPRTWSHANPVDIVGDAAPERYKAAVEAVAADPGTDVVLVMNCPTGLGSPLAAAGAVAELAEEGRICGKPALACWLGERTAREGRRVLQDAGVASFETPADAAIAVSYLSDWSQAQRALLRTPSSRGQDIVRDREAVLAIFRQVASERRRMLTEPEAKAAISAYGIAVPQTIVAKSPAEAEAAAGQLLKTSEHVVVKLLSKAISHKSDIGGVVLNIAGASAARDAATAIGARVRKQAPTAIIEGYAIQPMVVRRHAQELILGMSRDPIFGPVILFGSGGVAVEVLDDTAIALPPLDDVLAGDLIEQTRISRLLAGYRDRRPADRGAIVAALNGLSQMVVDFPCLVSMDINPLLADADGVIALDARIEIEPERVEEPAPNPALAIRPYPSGWSRDFSADGARYHIRPIKPADIALYPEFLARISPDDLRLRFLSPRKNFPDQMLKRLTQLDYDRDIAFVALEAGTGALAGVGRLSCDPDHRIGEYALLVRTDLQGHGLGWELLKQIVDYAKADKINRIEGMMLSENNKMLAMCREFGFSIAHHPDQAGLSLATLEVG from the coding sequence GTGACGATCCGAAATCTCGAACATGCTTTCGCTTCGAAGTCGGTTGCAGTGTTTGGCGCATCGGTGCGCGACGGCTCTGTCGGTCGTGTCGTCTTTGACAACATCGTCAACGGCGGCTTCGAGGGTGAGATTTGGCCGGTCAATCCGAAATATTCGCAAGTGGCTGGGCGACGCTGCTTTGCGACAGCGGCCGAGTTGCCGGGCGTTCCGGATCTGGGGGTAGTCGTCACGCCACCAGAGACGGTCCCCGGTATCGTGCGCGACCTCGGCGAGAAGGGGACACGAGCGGCAGTCGTCCTTACCGCGGGGCTTACGCGCGAAAACGGTTTGCGCCAGGCGATGCTTGATGCCGCCAGGCCCACACTATTGCGCATCATAGGGCCGAATACGGTTGGTCTGATGATCCCGCCCCAAAAGCTCAACGCCGGTTTCGCGCATATGGCAGCCAGACCCGGCAATATTGCCCTGCTGTCGCAATCCGGTGCCATTGCCACTTCGCTGATCGACTGGGCGGCGGACAACAATGTCGGCTTCTCGCAAATCGTCTCGCTGGGCGACATGGCTGATGTCGATGTTGGAGATTGCCTCGACATGCTGGCTGGCGATGCGCGGACGAGGGCCATCGTTATGTATCTCGAAACCATACCCAATCCGCGCAAGTTCATGTCGGCGGCACGGGCGGCCGCACGCATCAAGCCGGTCATCGCGATAAAGCCGGGTCGGCATGAGTTGGCGGCAAAGGCCGCGGCGACGCACACCGGCGCACTTTCAGGAGCCGATCGGGTCGTGGAGGCAGCTCTCAGGCGGGCGGGCATCTTGCGCGTGAAAGGTCTCGCTGAATTGTTCGATGCCGCTGAAACGATCGCCCGCTTTTCACCTCTGGAACGAGCCCGCGTCGGTATCGTCACCAACGGCGGTGGCGCCGGCGTGCTCGCCGTCGACCAACTCGTCGACGGCAATGGCGAGCTGGCCGAGCTTTCGCAGACAACGATCGAGCGCTTGAACGGTGTGTTGCCGCGCACATGGTCGCACGCCAATCCGGTGGACATCGTCGGCGATGCGGCGCCCGAGCGCTACAAGGCTGCGGTCGAAGCCGTCGCGGCAGATCCTGGAACGGACGTCGTCCTGGTGATGAATTGCCCGACGGGACTTGGCTCGCCACTCGCGGCGGCGGGCGCGGTGGCGGAACTTGCCGAGGAAGGCAGGATCTGCGGGAAACCAGCATTGGCCTGCTGGCTTGGAGAACGCACGGCGCGCGAGGGCCGGCGTGTCCTGCAGGATGCCGGAGTGGCGAGCTTCGAGACGCCTGCGGACGCCGCGATTGCCGTTTCCTACCTCAGCGACTGGTCGCAAGCTCAGCGGGCGCTACTGCGCACGCCATCGAGCCGCGGCCAAGATATTGTCAGGGACCGCGAAGCCGTGCTTGCCATATTCAGACAGGTGGCGAGCGAGCGGCGGCGCATGCTGACGGAGCCGGAGGCCAAGGCCGCTATTTCCGCCTACGGCATTGCGGTGCCCCAGACGATCGTCGCCAAATCTCCTGCCGAAGCAGAGGCCGCTGCCGGACAGCTGCTCAAAACGTCCGAACACGTCGTCGTCAAGCTGCTATCGAAGGCAATTTCGCACAAGTCGGACATTGGCGGGGTCGTGCTCAACATTGCCGGCGCCTCTGCCGCCAGGGATGCTGCAACCGCAATCGGAGCGCGGGTGCGCAAGCAGGCTCCGACGGCCATAATTGAAGGCTATGCCATCCAGCCCATGGTGGTGCGAAGGCACGCTCAGGAACTCATCCTCGGCATGAGCCGAGATCCGATTTTCGGTCCGGTCATCCTGTTCGGCTCCGGCGGTGTGGCGGTCGAGGTGCTCGATGACACAGCCATCGCCTTGCCGCCACTCGACGATGTGCTCGCGGGCGACCTGATCGAACAGACGCGGATCAGCCGCCTGCTTGCCGGTTATCGCGATCGCCGGCCGGCCGATCGTGGGGCGATCGTTGCCGCGCTCAATGGGCTGTCGCAGATGGTCGTCGATTTTCCATGCCTCGTCTCAATGGACATCAACCCGCTGCTGGCTGATGCCGACGGCGTGATCGCGCTCGATGCACGCATCGAGATTGAACCAGAACGCGTGGAGGAGCCGGCGCCAAACCCAGCGCTGGCAATCAGGCCCTACCCGTCAGGCTGGAGCAGGGATTTTTCCGCAGACGGCGCTCGCTATCACATCCGGCCGATAAAGCCGGCCGACATTGCGCTCTATCCGGAATTCCTGGCCAGGATTTCGCCGGACGATCTGCGCCTGCGATTCCTGTCCCCGCGCAAGAACTTCCCGGACCAGATGCTCAAGCGGCTGACCCAACTCGACTATGATCGTGACATCGCTTTCGTCGCGCTGGAGGCGGGCACCGGTGCGCTGGCCGGGGTCGGCCGGCTTTCCTGCGATCCTGACCATAGGATCGGAGAATATGCGTTGCTGGTCCGGACGGACCTGCAGGGCCACGGCCTTGGCTGGGAACTGCTCAAGCAGATCGTCGACTATGCCAAGGCAGACAAGATCAACCGAATCGAAGGCATGATGCTCAGCGAAAACAACAAGATGTTGGCTATGTGTCGCGAATTCGGCTTCTCCATCGCGCACCACCCCGACCAGGCTGGTCTGTCGCTGGCAACCCTGGAGGTGGGCTGA
- a CDS encoding bifunctional aminoglycoside phosphotransferase/ATP-binding protein has product MIVESQEAVGALLLDPAKYGETGPVEVVETHISRIFLVGRRAFKLKRAVKLPYVDFSTPALRLTACEKEVELNSKTAPGLYAGARRITRGIDGKLTFDGAGELVDAAIEMVRFDQSKLLDRMAVAGQLTPALLTTVAGMIARYHRGAPEIHTGTGSSNLAGVLDINSAGFATSNVFQTDEIEQIAGAFRTALARYSALLDRREAAGKIRRCHGDLHLRNICLFDGEPRLFDCIEFNDQIASIDVLYDLAFLLMDLWHRGFPEFANLVMNRYLDEADDEDGFILLPFFMAVRAAVRAHVTATQVEEGSSESERLIAEARSYFELARTLLRSEPPRLIAIGGLSGSGKTTVTEALAAHVGAPPGARMVESDRIRKAMHGVPAETTLPDKAYRPGVSERVYRQMVWRSELILSQGGCVVTDAVFDREIDRDRIEKVAHDRGIAFAGFWLAADPLVLWQRVSERKRGPSDATVDILSRQLQRNIAQPTWRRVEADRKLTDIVAEMLDCLPAATSSRSVPLKEAS; this is encoded by the coding sequence ATGATCGTTGAAAGCCAGGAAGCCGTGGGCGCGCTGCTGCTCGATCCCGCCAAATATGGCGAGACCGGACCGGTGGAGGTGGTTGAAACCCATATCTCGCGCATCTTCCTGGTCGGCCGACGCGCCTTCAAGCTCAAGCGAGCGGTCAAGCTGCCCTATGTCGATTTCTCGACGCCTGCCCTCCGCCTCACCGCCTGCGAGAAGGAAGTGGAGCTCAATTCGAAGACCGCGCCGGGCCTTTATGCGGGTGCGCGGCGGATCACGCGAGGGATCGACGGCAAGCTCACGTTCGACGGAGCCGGAGAGCTGGTTGATGCCGCAATCGAAATGGTGCGCTTCGACCAGTCGAAGCTTCTCGATCGAATGGCAGTCGCAGGTCAACTGACGCCCGCGCTGCTGACGACGGTTGCGGGCATGATTGCGCGATACCATCGCGGCGCGCCGGAGATCCACACCGGTACGGGGTCATCTAACCTCGCGGGAGTGCTCGACATCAACTCGGCTGGCTTTGCTACCAGCAATGTCTTCCAAACAGACGAGATTGAGCAGATCGCCGGGGCCTTTCGCACCGCCCTCGCCCGCTATTCCGCCCTGCTCGACCGGCGTGAGGCCGCAGGCAAGATTCGCCGCTGTCACGGCGATCTGCATCTGCGCAACATCTGCCTGTTCGATGGCGAGCCCCGCCTCTTCGACTGCATCGAATTCAACGACCAGATTGCCAGCATCGATGTACTCTATGACCTCGCCTTCCTGTTGATGGACCTCTGGCACCGGGGCTTTCCGGAATTCGCCAATCTGGTGATGAACCGCTACCTGGACGAAGCCGACGACGAGGACGGGTTCATCCTGCTGCCTTTTTTCATGGCGGTGCGAGCCGCGGTGCGCGCGCATGTCACCGCAACGCAGGTCGAGGAAGGCAGCTCCGAGTCGGAAAGACTGATTGCTGAGGCCAGATCGTATTTCGAACTCGCTCGAACTCTGCTCAGAAGCGAGCCTCCCCGGCTGATCGCGATCGGCGGCTTGAGCGGCTCCGGCAAGACGACCGTAACCGAGGCGCTCGCCGCCCATGTCGGCGCGCCGCCTGGCGCGCGCATGGTCGAGAGCGACCGCATCCGTAAAGCCATGCATGGGGTGCCCGCCGAAACGACGTTGCCGGACAAGGCCTATCGACCGGGCGTGTCGGAACGGGTCTATCGCCAAATGGTATGGCGCAGCGAATTGATCCTTTCCCAAGGCGGTTGCGTTGTCACCGATGCCGTATTCGACCGAGAGATAGACCGTGACCGGATTGAGAAGGTCGCGCATGACCGGGGCATCGCGTTTGCCGGATTCTGGTTGGCAGCAGACCCGCTCGTCCTCTGGCAGCGGGTGAGCGAGCGCAAGCGTGGCCCTTCCGATGCCACTGTCGACATACTCTCCAGGCAATTGCAGCGAAACATCGCTCAACCCACCTGGCGCAGGGTCGAGGCTGATCGAAAGCTCACCGATATCGTCGCTGAAATGCTGGATTGCTTACCAGCTGCAACTTCTTCTCGGAGCGTCCCTTTGAAGGAAGCATCGTAA
- a CDS encoding c-type cytochrome, producing MKLLIAAVFTSLTFNASTAQEMSYGQAEYLNSCAVCHGLDGKGDGPLGDELVKRPADLTRLSKNNGGEFPYWRVFAMIDGRTMVPEHGERDMPVWGRQFLPDDVRKYGPSGGEIVTTERIHNLAGYVQTLQR from the coding sequence ATGAAGCTCCTGATCGCTGCAGTTTTCACAAGCCTGACCTTCAATGCGTCAACTGCGCAGGAAATGAGCTACGGCCAGGCGGAATACCTGAACTCCTGCGCGGTCTGCCATGGTCTCGATGGCAAAGGCGACGGCCCCTTGGGCGACGAATTGGTGAAGCGCCCGGCCGACCTGACGCGTCTTTCGAAAAACAATGGTGGCGAATTTCCGTATTGGCGTGTCTTTGCCATGATCGACGGCCGCACCATGGTGCCCGAACATGGCGAGCGCGATATGCCGGTCTGGGGCCGCCAATTCCTGCCCGATGACGTCAGGAAATACGGGCCAAGCGGCGGAGAAATCGTCACCACGGAACGGATCCACAACCTGGCAGGCTACGTCCAGACACTGCAGCGATAG
- a CDS encoding universal stress protein: protein MSFKTILTVTEPGMSDVDLELAAGLCEQVNAHLAVLVVALAAPPPVGEFAAIVSEDWLKERQADEKLLKKKTAVVSAFLAGRTLSADTVTAYPEAGWADETIGRRARYADITIVGPEALAGETLKSKVVEGALFSSGKPLLLIPKGSRPTLKPKCVMVAWDTRLESSRAVRESLDMLIGADEVHLALVDPVEGEAHHGAEPGADVAAYLARHGVKVTVSRLPSANHSVADVLRQHAVDCGAELLVMGAYGHSRLRERIFGGVTKSMLEGPSLPTLLAR, encoded by the coding sequence ATGTCATTCAAGACGATACTCACGGTCACGGAGCCAGGCATGAGTGACGTCGATCTGGAACTCGCTGCCGGCCTGTGCGAGCAGGTCAACGCGCACCTCGCTGTTCTCGTGGTAGCGCTGGCCGCGCCGCCGCCGGTTGGAGAGTTTGCCGCGATCGTCTCAGAAGACTGGCTGAAGGAGCGCCAGGCCGATGAGAAGCTGCTGAAGAAGAAGACAGCGGTCGTTTCGGCATTCCTTGCTGGCCGGACGCTTTCCGCTGATACCGTTACCGCATATCCGGAAGCCGGCTGGGCCGACGAGACCATCGGGCGCCGCGCCCGCTATGCCGATATCACCATTGTGGGACCGGAAGCGCTTGCCGGCGAGACGTTGAAAAGCAAAGTGGTCGAGGGCGCGCTATTTTCTTCCGGAAAGCCTTTGCTGCTCATCCCCAAGGGTTCTAGGCCGACGCTGAAGCCGAAATGCGTAATGGTTGCGTGGGATACCCGTCTGGAGTCATCGCGCGCCGTTCGCGAGTCGCTTGACATGCTGATCGGCGCCGATGAGGTGCATCTTGCCCTGGTCGATCCAGTCGAGGGCGAAGCCCATCACGGGGCGGAACCTGGTGCCGATGTCGCAGCCTATCTTGCCCGGCACGGCGTCAAAGTCACGGTCAGCCGTCTGCCGAGTGCGAACCACTCCGTCGCTGACGTTCTTCGCCAGCACGCGGTCGATTGTGGCGCCGAGCTGTTGGTGATGGGCGCATATGGTCATTCGCGGTTGCGTGAACGTATTTTCGGCGGCGTCACCAAATCGATGCTCGAAGGCCCGTCTCTGCCAACCCTTCTGGCGCGCTGA
- a CDS encoding efflux RND transporter periplasmic adaptor subunit: MKSIWMKRLGLALVALALIAGFGWALREQPALVDLAEVTAAPMRVTVREEGMTRVRDVYTVSAPIAGHLTRTVVNEGDVVKANNTVVAAIHPLDPPLIDRRAEAELLASRDAARAGVGVAEVELQRAQSALKLAEDELVRAFKLFGSGFVSESALQKLTNEVDLQKAAVDAAKAVIRLRNAELANAEARLLQPDPSDPTGDSCCVNLLAPIDGTVLAVMARSEQAVAAGAKIAEIGNVHDLEIAVDLLSSDAVRIAPGTKAKISDWGGDHGLRATVRRVDPAAFTKVSALGIEEQRVTVVLDLEDTDVRLGHGYRVFVEMTVWECAQCLQVPIGALFRNGDRWNVFVADGGRARQVEVQVGHMNDDVAEVLTGLKPGASVVVHPSDTLVDGGPVERRQ, from the coding sequence ATGAAGTCGATCTGGATGAAACGCCTCGGACTCGCGCTTGTCGCGCTTGCGCTGATTGCAGGTTTCGGCTGGGCTTTGCGCGAGCAGCCTGCGCTGGTGGATTTGGCTGAAGTCACCGCAGCGCCGATGCGAGTCACGGTCCGAGAGGAAGGAATGACGCGGGTGCGCGACGTCTACACAGTATCGGCGCCGATTGCGGGGCATCTGACGCGCACGGTGGTGAACGAGGGTGATGTGGTGAAGGCGAACAACACGGTTGTCGCTGCCATCCATCCGCTCGACCCTCCACTGATCGACCGGCGGGCGGAAGCCGAATTGCTCGCCAGCCGCGACGCAGCGCGCGCTGGTGTCGGTGTTGCCGAGGTCGAATTGCAGCGCGCGCAATCGGCTTTGAAGCTTGCCGAGGACGAATTGGTCCGCGCGTTCAAACTGTTCGGATCCGGCTTTGTCTCGGAGAGCGCTTTGCAGAAGCTCACCAACGAAGTCGACCTGCAGAAAGCCGCGGTGGATGCGGCGAAAGCAGTCATCCGGCTCAGAAACGCCGAACTTGCCAACGCAGAGGCTCGACTGCTGCAGCCCGATCCGTCGGATCCGACCGGTGACAGCTGCTGCGTCAATCTTCTCGCACCCATTGACGGAACGGTTCTTGCCGTCATGGCAAGGAGCGAACAGGCCGTAGCGGCTGGCGCCAAGATCGCCGAGATCGGCAACGTCCACGATCTGGAAATCGCTGTCGACCTGCTTTCAAGTGATGCCGTTCGCATTGCCCCTGGGACAAAGGCTAAGATCAGCGATTGGGGCGGCGATCATGGGTTGCGTGCGACGGTGAGACGCGTCGATCCAGCGGCATTCACCAAGGTTTCCGCGCTTGGCATCGAGGAGCAGAGGGTTACGGTCGTTCTGGATCTGGAAGACACCGACGTCCGGCTCGGCCACGGCTATCGAGTCTTTGTCGAAATGACTGTCTGGGAGTGCGCCCAATGCCTGCAGGTGCCGATCGGCGCGCTGTTCAGAAACGGCGACCGGTGGAACGTCTTTGTTGCTGACGGTGGTCGCGCCAGGCAAGTGGAAGTGCAGGTCGGGCACATGAATGACGATGTCGCCGAGGTGCTGACGGGTCTGAAGCCCGGTGCAAGCGTTGTCGTCCACCCATCCGACACCCTTGTCGATGGTGGCCCGGTGGAGAGGCGTCAATAG
- a CDS encoding ABC transporter permease: MSVLDRKLLRDLLRMWAQVLAIALVMACGVATIVIAVGGYRSLEQTRAAFYDRYRFATVFSGLTRAPLHLRERMASIAGISGIELRIVKPVLLDMPGMAEPATAIAVSIPDRGEPSVNRLYLRNGRLPESGRPGEVAVTERFATVHRMAPGSTFDAVLNGRKRTLTVTGIALTPEYIYALGPGDMVPDPRRFGVFFMPRTVLAGIFDMDGAFNDVAMRTQRSADIQAVEDAVDRILKPYGGTGTHGRTDQISHAFLDNELIQLRAMATVIPPVFLFVSAFLVNMILSRLIVLEREQIGLMKAVGYGSGAIGWHYAKLTLVIASTGIAIGAGAGNWLGHGLTTLYARFFSFPFLIFQHSLDLYAIAATISALAALLGAARAIWSVVNLAPAVAMQPPAPARYRAFLTSGRHPLPAFSQLTIMAFRHLVRWPLRSLLTALGTSLAVALLVTALFSFDSIAFMVDTVFFRAERQDATLSFGVEQSPRALQSVAAMPGVLRAEPFRATAVILRHGHRERRLVISSVPQKADLARALDLDLAPIDPPQAGLMLSERVASLLDLRIGDLAEVEQLEKAHQKVRVPVTSIVQSYVGLAVYMRTEALDRLVGGGPRVSGVRVTIDPARLGDPYSAIKQTPAIASIALQGISRQRFRETIGENITIMTSVYTVLAVIIAFGVVYNSARIQLSERARELAGLRVLGFTRSEVSSVLLIELATIVALAQPLGWVLGYLFSWSVVRGFESDLFRIPFVVNRSTFALASLVVLAVATLSALIVRRRIDRLDLVRVLKTRD, from the coding sequence GTGTCGGTTCTCGATCGCAAACTTCTGCGCGATCTCCTGCGGATGTGGGCGCAGGTCCTCGCCATCGCGCTCGTCATGGCTTGCGGCGTCGCCACGATCGTGATCGCCGTCGGCGGCTATCGCTCGCTGGAGCAAACCCGCGCCGCATTCTACGACCGTTACAGGTTTGCCACCGTCTTTTCCGGGCTGACGCGCGCGCCGCTGCATCTTCGCGAGCGCATGGCGTCGATCGCGGGGATAAGCGGCATCGAATTGCGTATCGTCAAGCCGGTTTTACTGGACATGCCTGGCATGGCTGAGCCGGCAACCGCCATTGCCGTCTCGATCCCCGATCGCGGCGAGCCTTCTGTCAACAGACTTTACCTGCGCAACGGCCGGCTGCCTGAATCCGGACGGCCCGGCGAGGTAGCGGTGACCGAGCGTTTCGCGACCGTGCACCGCATGGCGCCCGGAAGCACGTTCGATGCCGTCCTGAACGGCCGCAAGCGGACGCTTACCGTCACGGGCATCGCACTTACACCCGAATACATCTACGCGCTCGGCCCTGGCGACATGGTACCGGACCCGCGGCGCTTCGGCGTCTTCTTCATGCCCCGAACCGTGCTCGCCGGCATCTTCGACATGGATGGCGCATTCAACGATGTCGCCATGCGCACGCAGCGCAGTGCCGACATCCAGGCAGTCGAGGACGCAGTCGATCGTATCCTGAAGCCGTATGGAGGAACCGGGACGCATGGGCGTACCGACCAGATATCCCATGCATTTCTCGACAATGAGCTGATCCAGCTCCGTGCAATGGCCACCGTCATCCCCCCGGTGTTCCTCTTCGTGTCCGCCTTCCTGGTCAACATGATCCTGTCACGGTTGATCGTGCTCGAGCGCGAACAGATCGGGTTGATGAAGGCCGTTGGGTACGGATCGGGGGCAATCGGCTGGCACTATGCAAAGCTGACGCTGGTGATCGCGTCGACCGGCATCGCCATTGGCGCGGGTGCCGGCAATTGGCTGGGCCACGGTCTCACCACGCTCTATGCGCGGTTCTTCTCCTTTCCCTTCCTCATCTTCCAGCACAGTCTCGACTTGTATGCCATCGCCGCCACCATAAGCGCGCTGGCGGCCCTGTTGGGCGCGGCGCGCGCTATCTGGAGTGTTGTGAACCTTGCACCGGCGGTCGCTATGCAACCGCCGGCTCCGGCCCGATACCGAGCCTTCCTCACGAGCGGCCGACATCCTCTGCCGGCTTTCTCGCAATTGACCATCATGGCGTTCAGACATCTGGTGCGCTGGCCTCTGCGCTCGTTGCTGACGGCATTGGGGACCTCACTTGCCGTCGCTCTGCTGGTCACTGCGCTGTTCTCCTTCGATTCCATCGCCTTCATGGTCGACACAGTGTTCTTCCGTGCTGAGCGACAGGACGCGACCCTATCATTCGGGGTCGAGCAATCACCACGCGCACTGCAGTCGGTCGCCGCCATGCCTGGCGTGCTGCGCGCCGAACCGTTCCGGGCAACGGCAGTGATCCTGCGCCACGGCCATCGCGAGCGCCGGCTGGTGATCTCCAGTGTTCCGCAAAAGGCCGATCTCGCCCGGGCTCTCGATCTCGATCTCGCTCCGATCGATCCACCACAGGCCGGCCTCATGCTGTCCGAAAGGGTCGCTTCGCTACTCGACCTGCGTATTGGAGATCTGGCAGAGGTCGAACAGCTCGAAAAGGCGCATCAAAAGGTCCGCGTTCCCGTGACCAGCATTGTCCAAAGTTATGTCGGGCTCGCCGTCTACATGCGGACCGAGGCGCTCGACCGGCTGGTTGGTGGCGGACCACGCGTCTCCGGGGTGAGGGTAACTATCGATCCGGCACGCCTCGGCGACCCCTACAGCGCCATCAAACAGACGCCGGCTATCGCCTCGATCGCGCTGCAGGGCATATCGCGTCAGCGCTTCCGTGAGACGATTGGCGAGAACATCACAATCATGACCAGCGTCTACACGGTGCTTGCCGTCATCATTGCCTTCGGCGTTGTCTACAACTCGGCCCGCATTCAGCTTTCCGAGCGCGCCCGAGAACTCGCCGGCTTGCGCGTGCTCGGTTTCACCAGGAGCGAGGTTTCGAGCGTCCTGCTCATCGAACTGGCCACCATCGTGGCTCTGGCGCAGCCTCTTGGCTGGGTGCTCGGCTATCTGTTCTCGTGGTCTGTCGTCAGGGGCTTCGAAAGCGATCTCTTCCGCATACCGTTCGTGGTCAACCGTTCGACTTTCGCGCTTGCCAGCCTGGTCGTGCTTGCAGTGGCCACTCTCTCGGCACTGATTGTGCGGCGTCGCATCGACCGACTGGATCTCGTGCGTGTCCTCAAGACAAGGGATTAG
- a CDS encoding ABC transporter ATP-binding protein, translating to MQNPIFSAHGVTKVYDAGEIEVFALRGVDLELYEGEIAVLLGPSGSGKSTLLNIMGGLDRATAGEVHFRDQDLTTFSERQFTRFRRDHIGFVFQFYNLIPSLTAWENVALVTEISSNPMKPEEALEMVGLKDRLTHFPAQLSGGEQQRVAIARAIAKRPEVMLCDEPTGALDSKTGVLVLEALSRINEEMKTTMAIITHNAGIRQIAHRVFTFRDGRIADVAINDQRARPAEVSW from the coding sequence ATGCAAAACCCGATTTTTTCTGCCCATGGGGTGACCAAGGTCTACGACGCCGGCGAGATCGAGGTGTTCGCCCTGCGCGGTGTCGATCTCGAGCTCTATGAGGGAGAGATCGCCGTCCTGCTTGGGCCATCGGGCAGCGGAAAGTCGACTCTCCTCAACATTATGGGCGGGCTTGATCGCGCGACCGCAGGTGAGGTGCACTTTCGCGACCAGGATCTGACCACCTTCTCAGAAAGGCAGTTCACCCGCTTCCGGCGCGATCATATCGGCTTCGTGTTCCAGTTCTACAATCTGATCCCGAGCCTGACCGCCTGGGAAAACGTCGCGCTGGTCACGGAGATTTCGTCCAATCCGATGAAACCCGAGGAGGCGCTGGAGATGGTCGGGCTCAAGGACCGCCTAACGCATTTCCCCGCCCAGCTCTCCGGCGGCGAGCAGCAAAGGGTGGCGATTGCCCGGGCAATCGCCAAGCGCCCGGAAGTGATGCTGTGCGACGAGCCCACCGGCGCCCTGGATTCGAAGACAGGCGTTCTGGTCCTCGAAGCGCTGTCGCGGATCAACGAGGAGATGAAGACGACGATGGCCATCATCACGCACAATGCCGGTATCCGGCAGATCGCCCACCGCGTCTTCACCTTCAGGGACGGCCGCATCGCTGACGTCGCCATCAACGACCAGCGGGCACGGCCCGCTGAAGTAAGCTGGTAG
- a CDS encoding pyridoxamine 5'-phosphate oxidase family protein — MLVRTLSNLECTKLLTANRIGHLACAKDGQPYIVPFHYVHADNHLYAFSMPGKKIDWMRANPLVSVQVDEHGQGRAWKSVIVDGRYEELPDRIGYKLQRDHAWTVLSKHPDWWEPGALKPVIPPASDSAPHVFFRILIEQVSGRAASE; from the coding sequence ATGCTGGTCCGCACACTCTCTAACCTGGAATGCACGAAATTGCTTACGGCCAATCGTATCGGCCACCTCGCATGCGCGAAGGATGGGCAGCCCTATATCGTACCGTTCCACTACGTCCATGCGGACAATCATCTCTATGCGTTTTCCATGCCGGGCAAGAAGATCGACTGGATGCGAGCCAACCCTCTTGTGTCCGTCCAGGTCGACGAACACGGCCAAGGGCGAGCATGGAAAAGTGTGATTGTCGACGGCCGCTACGAGGAACTGCCTGACCGGATCGGCTACAAGCTCCAACGCGATCATGCATGGACGGTGTTGAGCAAGCATCCCGATTGGTGGGAACCAGGTGCTCTCAAACCGGTCATTCCTCCCGCCTCCGACAGCGCGCCGCACGTTTTCTTCCGGATCCTCATCGAGCAGGTGTCGGGCCGGGCGGCGAGCGAGTAA